In Myxococcales bacterium, the DNA window CCGACGACCGATCGTCGCGGCGCTCAACGGCACGGTGGCCGGCGCGGGCGCCGTGATTGCCACGGCTGCGGACGTGCGTATCGGAGCTCAAAACGCCCGCATCGCGTACCTGTTCACCAAGGTGGGGCTGAGCGGCGCCGACATGGGCATGTGCTGGCTCTTGCCTCGGGTCGTGGGTTTCGGGCGCGCCAGCGAGCTGCTCATGACGGGGGACTTCATCAGCGCCGAGGAGGCCTTGCGCATCGGCCTCTACAACCGGGTGGTGCCCACCGATGGCGTCCTGATGGAGGCGCAAGCGTTCGCCGCGCGGCTCGCCCGCGGTCCCGGCTATGGGCTCGAAGTCACCAAGGCCTTGCTGAACCGCGAAGCATCGATGGAGTTCATGGCGGCCATCGACCTCGAGGCCGAGGCCCAGGCCGCGTGCATGCTTCACCCGGATTTTCGGGAAGCCTACGAGGCTTTCCGCAACAAACGCGCGCCCAACTTCCGCTGAAGAGAGCCCCGATAACGATGCCCGATTGCCGGACGGTTCGCGCGTTCTTGACGGAACGACACCTGAAGCTCGAAGAGCAGGCGAGTGCGTTCGCGCGGAGCGAGATCGCGCCGTTGCCGGTGCCGGCGGACGACGTCGCGGCGCGAGCGCAGGCGCGGGTGATGTTGGAGCGGCTCGGTCGCTCGGGACTGATGGCCGCAATTCAGCCCCTGGATCTGCGCGCTTGCTGCCTGATCCGCGAGGCGTTGGCGCGCGAGTCACCGCTCGCGGACGAAGTGTTTGCGTTGCAGGCCCTCGGGGCGACGCCCATCCTGCTCGGTGGGTCAGCTGAGCTCCGTGAGGCCTACCTCCCGAAGGTCGTGAGCGGTGAGCTGATGGCGGCGTTTGCGATGACCGAGCCCGAGGCCGGCAGCGACGTCGTGTCCCTCTCCACCTCCGCCCGCCGCGATGGAGATCACTATGTTCTCGACGGCACGAAGACCCTGATCTCGAACGCCGGCATCGCTGATTTCTACACCGTGTTTGCCAAGACGGATCCGGCCGCTGGGCACCGCGGGCTGTCGTGTTTCGTAGTGGACGCGGGCACCGCCGGCCTGCACTTCGACCGCGCCTTGGTGCTCTCGGCGCCCCATCCGCTCGGTGACATCAGCTTCGATGGGTGTCGTGTGCCGCTCTCCCACCGGGTCGGAGACGAAGGCAGCGGCTTCAAGCTGGGCATGGGAACCCTCGACAGCC includes these proteins:
- a CDS encoding enoyl-CoA hydratase family protein encodes the protein MPITPKSFLYELDPETHVATVTLNRPDRLNALTFEVYTELGATFRALDTEANVRAIVITGSGKGFCSGGDVEDIIGQLFARDHQGLLEFTRLTGELVVAMRKCRRPIVAALNGTVAGAGAVIATAADVRIGAQNARIAYLFTKVGLSGADMGMCWLLPRVVGFGRASELLMTGDFISAEEALRIGLYNRVVPTDGVLMEAQAFAARLARGPGYGLEVTKALLNREASMEFMAAIDLEAEAQAACMLHPDFREAYEAFRNKRAPNFR
- a CDS encoding acyl-CoA dehydrogenase family protein; this encodes MPDCRTVRAFLTERHLKLEEQASAFARSEIAPLPVPADDVAARAQARVMLERLGRSGLMAAIQPLDLRACCLIREALARESPLADEVFALQALGATPILLGGSAELREAYLPKVVSGELMAAFAMTEPEAGSDVVSLSTSARRDGDHYVLDGTKTLISNAGIADFYTVFAKTDPAAGHRGLSCFVVDAGTAGLHFDRALVLSAPHPLGDISFDGCRVPLSHRVGDEGSGFKLGMGTLDSLRTTVAAAACGMAERALDEALDHVVTRRQFGAPLAELALVQHKLAAMAMDLTAARLMVYRAAAEKDAGAERVSLEGAMAKAFATEAAQRVIDSAVQLCGGRGVLAESPVERLYRAIRPLRIYEGATDVQHVVIARAILKAHREKAAG